From a region of the Mycobacterium sp. SMC-8 genome:
- a CDS encoding glycosyltransferase family 2 protein, giving the protein MKTAVITIVHGRHRHLRAQIRGLQCSTEPVDDHVVVALGDPDVVAVAESERHPGYVVSCPAAAPLPLARARNAGARSALDRGAELLIFLDVDCIPSAVLTGRYRAAARRAEHRDALLCGPVTYLPPAGPAGYDLATLDDHRRPHAARPSPPDGTVLPTTDYALFWSLSFAVRAGTWDRIGGFCEEYVGYGGEDTDFGQCAAARGVPMCWVGGAHAFHQHHPVENPPVRHLDDIVRNAHIYHRRWGTWPMGGWLDAFAEQGLISRDPGGAPHKTVISV; this is encoded by the coding sequence ATGAAGACAGCGGTGATCACGATCGTGCACGGACGGCACCGGCACCTGCGCGCCCAGATACGGGGTCTGCAGTGCAGCACCGAGCCCGTCGACGACCACGTCGTGGTGGCGCTCGGTGACCCCGACGTGGTCGCGGTCGCGGAGTCTGAACGGCACCCCGGCTATGTCGTCTCATGCCCTGCGGCGGCACCGCTGCCGCTGGCGCGGGCGCGGAACGCCGGCGCCCGAAGCGCCCTCGACCGAGGAGCCGAACTGTTGATCTTCCTCGACGTCGACTGCATCCCGTCGGCCGTGCTGACCGGCCGTTACCGGGCAGCGGCTCGGCGGGCCGAGCACAGGGACGCGCTGCTGTGCGGTCCGGTCACCTACCTGCCCCCGGCCGGACCCGCCGGGTATGACCTGGCGACACTGGACGACCACCGGCGACCGCACGCCGCCCGACCGTCACCTCCCGACGGAACTGTGCTTCCGACAACGGATTACGCGTTGTTCTGGTCGCTGTCGTTCGCCGTACGCGCAGGGACCTGGGATCGGATCGGCGGCTTCTGCGAGGAGTACGTGGGCTACGGTGGTGAGGACACCGACTTCGGGCAGTGTGCCGCAGCCAGGGGCGTGCCGATGTGCTGGGTGGGCGGGGCGCACGCTTTCCACCAGCACCACCCGGTCGAGAACCCGCCGGTGCGGCACCTCGACGACATCGTGCGCAACGCACACATCTATCACCGCCGATGGGGTACCTGGCCGATGGGCGGATGGCTGGATGCCTTCGCCGAACAGGGACTGATCAGCCGGGATCCTGGCGGTGCGCCGCATAAGACGGTGATCAGCGTATGA
- a CDS encoding hotdog fold domain-containing protein: MRTGPALRTNLRIWNTLQKIPFGTWMFSQAVCLKAPYFRSVHPAVEELRVGYCRATARNRRGAHNHLGTFHAIASCNMAELAGALMTDATIPPTDVTAIAHLESIPEFGSEATKLVVPVDITDAAGTVCVAARITMRISPRRS; this comes from the coding sequence ATGAGGACAGGTCCCGCGCTGCGCACCAATCTCCGAATCTGGAACACGCTGCAGAAGATTCCGTTCGGCACGTGGATGTTCAGTCAGGCGGTATGCCTGAAGGCCCCCTACTTCCGCTCCGTGCATCCCGCCGTCGAGGAACTCCGGGTGGGCTACTGCCGCGCGACCGCACGTAACCGCCGCGGCGCGCACAACCACCTCGGCACCTTCCACGCCATCGCGTCGTGCAACATGGCCGAGCTCGCGGGCGCGTTGATGACCGACGCCACCATCCCGCCGACCGACGTCACCGCCATCGCGCATCTGGAATCGATTCCTGAGTTCGGCTCCGAGGCAACCAAACTCGTCGTTCCAGTGGATATCACCGATGCGGCCGGCACGGTGTGTGTCGCCGCCCGGATCACAATGCGGATCTCTCCGCGTCGCAGCTAG
- a CDS encoding zinc ribbon domain-containing protein translates to MLLFFGYGTKQAYLGAGQVRTCPRCHNTSQWNRMREFKQLTLFFIPVARWKRRVFEVCGICGTAVAA, encoded by the coding sequence ATGTTGCTCTTCTTCGGGTACGGCACCAAACAGGCCTACCTCGGCGCCGGACAGGTGCGGACCTGTCCGCGCTGTCACAACACCAGCCAGTGGAACCGCATGCGGGAGTTCAAACAACTCACGCTGTTCTTCATCCCGGTGGCGCGATGGAAGCGGCGCGTGTTCGAGGTCTGCGGTATCTGCGGCACCGCGGTGGCGGCCTGA